In the Euphorbia lathyris chromosome 5, ddEupLath1.1, whole genome shotgun sequence genome, one interval contains:
- the LOC136228672 gene encoding L-ascorbate oxidase — protein sequence MGMGMGMGMGRVLLSLLIICFAIASISEGKIRHYKWEVKYEYKSPDCYKKLVITINGKSPGPTISAQQNDTIVVEVKNNLITENLAIHWHGIRQIGTPWFDGTEGVTQCPVLPGDTFIYKFVVDRPGTYLYHAHYGMQREAGLYGSIRVSLPDGQSEPFVYDYDRSIILNDWYHKSTYEQATGLASIPFGWVGEPQSLLIQGKGLFSCATPKIQADLCNDTSPDCFPYVTTVIPGKTYRLRISSLTALSALSFQIQGHNMTVVEADGHYVDPFTVQNLFIYSGETYSVLVKMDQNSTRNYWMTTHIVSRNATTPPGLAVLNYYPNHPRRYPPTPPPSGPIWNDRYPRFAQSVSIKSHKDFIHKPPLISNRTIIMLNTQNLVNGKFRWSINNVSFNLPHTPYLVSLKHNLTHLFTQVQPPEGHNFQSYDIYKAPENKNATISDGIYRLQFNTTVDIVLQNANSMSNNTSETHPWHLHGHDFWVLGYGDGKFDLNRDSKYYNLENPIMKNTVPVHPYGWTALRFQADNPGVWLFHCHIESHFFMGMGVVFEEGIDRLPKLPSSIMGCGESR from the exons ATGGGCATGGGCATGGGCATGGGCATGGGCAGAGTATTATTAAGTTTGTTAATCATCTGTTTTGCAATTGCAAGCATATCAGAGGGTAAAATTCGTCATTATAAATGGGAAGTCAAGTATGAATATAAATCCCCTGATTGTTATAAGAAATTAGTCATTACAATTAACGGCAAATCTCCAGGTCCTACAATTTCAGCTCAGCAAAATGATACTATTGTCGTTGAAGTTAAAAACAATTTGATCACTGAAAATCTTGCTATCCATTGGCATGGTATTAGACAG ATTGGAACTCCTTGGTTTGATGGAACAGAAGGAGTCACTCAGTGCCCAGTCTTGCCTGGAGATACTTTTATTTACAAGTTTGTTGTTGATAGG CCTGGAACATACTTGTACCATGCCCATTATGGAATGCAAAGAGAAGCAGGGTTATATGGGTCAATTCGTGTATCTCTCCCTGATGGACAATCAGAGCCGTTCGTTTATGATTATGATCGGAGTATAATACTCAATGACTGGTATCACAAAAGTACTTACGAGCAAGCTACTGGATTGGCTTCTATTCCCTTCGGTTGGGTTGGAGAGCCTCAG TCACTATTGATACAAGGAAAAGGATTATTTAGTTGCGCTACACCAAAAATACAAGCTGACCTTTGCAATGATACAAGTCCTGATTGCTTCCCCTATGTGACCACAGTTATCCCCGGAAAAACATACCGACTCAGGATATCTAGCTTGACTGCCTTATCAGCCCTTAGTTTCCAAATACAGGGACACAATATGACTGTTGTTGAAGCTGATGGGCACTATGTGGACCCATTTACAGTACAAAACTTGTTCATATATTCAGGAGAAACATACTCTGTTTTAGTCAAAATGGATCAAAACTCAACCCGGAATTACTGGATGACAACCCATATTGTTAGTAGAAACGCAACAACTCCACCAGGACTGGCCGTACTCAATTACTACCCAAACCATCCTCGGCGATATCCGCCCACACCGCCACCATCCGGACCCATTTGGAACGATAGATACCCAAGGTTTGCTCAAAGTGTATCCATTAAATCTCACAAAGATTTCATCCACAAACCTCCACTAATCTCAAACAGAACCATAATAATGCTCAACACACAGAATTTAGTAAATGGGAAATTTAGATGGTCAATCAATAATGTTTCCTTCAATCTTCCCCACACGCCATATCTTGTATCCTTGAAGCACAATTTAACCCATCTTTTCACCCAAGTTCAGCCTCCTGAAGGACACAATTTCCAGAGTTATGACATTTATAAGGCTCCGGAGAATAAGAATGCTACGATTAGCGACGGAATATACAGGCTTCAGTTTAATACGACGGTAGATATTGTACTGCAGAATGCGAATTCAATGTCGAATAATACAAGCGAGACGCATCCGTGGCATCTTCATGGGCATGATTTTTGGGTGCTCGGATATGGGGATGGGAAGTTTGATTTGAATAGGGATTCCAAGTATTATAATTTGGAGAATCCGATAATGAAGAATACGGTGCCGGTTCATCCTTATGGTTGGACTGCTTTGAGATTTCAGGCGGATAATCCGGGGGTGTGGTTATTTCATTGCCATATTGAATCGCATTTTTTTATGGGTATGGGAGTGGTGTTTGAGGAAGGAATTGATAGGCTTCCTAAATTGCCCAGTTCTATAATGGGTTGTGGTGAATCTAGGTAG
- the LOC136228668 gene encoding protein STRUBBELIG-RECEPTOR FAMILY 3-like encodes MSTYTERMKNNTFAFNHAVAFFFHCLFLEHKAELNFIWASVVSFICVITMKFAELRMFSGVMVFACMASFSMANTDFGFFYTDIPDVEAINGLFVSLNFPDLRGWVAVGGDPCLDNWEGVNCVLMNITSLKLSGKNLGGNLENSLGLFASIIDIDLSNNSIGGSIPSVLPPNLLNLSLDKNNLSGAIPDAFELMTSLTNLDLSANNLSGQLPPSFGNLSSINSLHLQNNTLTGVLDVLQDIPLLDLNVENNLFSGPIPVKLLKVPNFRKDGNPFNTTVISSPPLAFPPLSVTEPGSAETPKGPGYSPTALQAQKPEKIKAVYTSKRAIMVTVSVVVVVLVVVGSCLLLLACFKRRQANNNGVEKPNNIQVEKVPKGLVATLRDQFQLDKKKLEKSLKLRDEHVIDMTRVPTRSRNTMEHDIDAKFIPLQPPPPPPPCLPGNKVIGNLVVHEEICTRSSSIKSLTSTSSVKIFSIATLQQYTNSFSEEKLLGKGTFGSVYNAELPDGKLLAVKKLNNMATRQQTDEEFIDLVSSISKIRHANIVELVGYCNEHGQRFLVHEFCLMGTLHDALHVDTEIHSKLSWNARVRIALGAARALQYLHEVCQPPIVHQNFRSGNILLDDKLAACVSDCGLAHLSSGYASELAGRLLSSNGYAAPEFELGSYTCKSDIYSFGVVMLELLTGRKSYDKSLSRFEQSLVQWASSRLHDIDSLSGMVDTTLNGAYTAKALSRFADIIARCVQAEPEFRPGMSEIVQDLLHMI; translated from the exons ATGTCTACGTACACAGAGCGCATGAAGAACAACACCTTCGCTTTCAATCATGCTGTTGCCTTTTTCTTCCATTGCCTctttttagaacacaaagcAGAGCTAAATTTCATCTGGGCGTCAGTG GTTTCCTTTATCTGTGTGATAACGATGAAGTTTGCAGAATTGAGAATGTTTTCAGGGGTTATGGTGTTTGCTTGCATGGCTTCGTTTTCCATGGCTAATACCGATTTTGGTTTCTTCTACACTGATATTCCAGATG TTGAGGCGATAAATGGGTTGTTCGTTTCATTGAACTTTCCTGATTTGAGAGGGTGGGTTGCTGTTGGAGGAGACCCTTGTTTAGATAATTGGGAAGGTGTCAACTGTGTCCTCATGAACATAACCTCACT GAAACTGAGCGGCAAGAATTTAGGGGGAAACTTGGAGAATAGCTTGGGGCTATTTGCATCAATCATAGATAT AGATCTAAGCAATAATAGTATCGGAGGGAGTATTCCATCCGTGTTACCCCCTAACTTGTTGAACTT GTCACTGGATAAAAATAATCTAAGCGGAGCAATACCAGACGCCTTTGAACTAATGACCAGTTTGACAAATTT GGACCTGTCAGCTAACAATTTAAGTGGTCAGCTACCTCCATCGTTCGGGAATTTGTCATCTATAAACTCATT ACATTTGCAGAATAATACACTTACGGGCGTCCTTGATGTTTTACAGGATATTCCTCTTCTTGATTT GAATGTTGAGAACAATCTATTTTCAGGCCCTATACCTGTAAAACTGCTCAAAGTTCCAAATTTCAG AAAAGATGGCAACCCGTTTAATACAACCGTGATTTCTTCTCCTCCTCTCGCATTCCCTCCATTATCAGTCACGGAACCAGGGTCTGCAGAAACACCAAAGGGACCAGGATACTCGCCGACTGCCTTACAAGCACAAAAGCCTGAAAAAATAAAGGCAGTTTATACAAGCAAGAGAGCCATTATGGTCACTGTTTCGGTTGTGGTGGTAGTACTCGTAGTAGTAGGATCATGCCTTTTATTGTTAGCGTGCTTTAAAAGACGACAAGCGAATAATAACGGTGTAGAGAAGCCAAACAATATTCAAGTAGAGAAAG TTCCAAAAGGTTTGGTTGCAACTCTAAGAGATCAGTTTCAactggataaaaaaaaattggagaaaAGTTTGAAGCTTCGGGATGAACATGTAATAGATATGACAAGAGTGCCTACACGGTCAAGGAATACTATGGAACATGATATAGATGCGAAGTTTATCCCGCTACAACCaccgcctcctcctcctccatgCCTTCCTGGTAACAAAGTTATTGGCAATTTGGTTGTGCATGAAGAAATATGTACAAGAAGTTCATCAATTAAGAGCTTGACGTCTACAAGTTCCGTAAAGATTTTCAGCATTGCAACACTTCAGCAGTATACAAATAGTTTTTCGGAGGAAAAATTATTAGGAAAAGGCACATTTGGCAGTGTATACAATGCTGAGCTTCCTGATGGAAAG TTATTGGCAGTGAAGAAGCTGAACAATATGGCGACCAGGCAACAGACAGACGAGGAATTCATTGACCTAGTCTCGTCCATTTCTAAAATCCGGCATGCCAATATTGTTGAACTTGTGGGTTACTGTAACGAGCATGGGCAACGGTTTCTTGTTCACGAGTTTTGCCTAATGGGGACGCTTCATGATGCACTACATGTGGATACCGAGATCCACAGTAAACTCTCATGGAATGCACGTGTCCGCATCGCACTTGGAGCTGCTAGAGCCCTACA ATATCTGCATGAAGTCTGCCAGCCGCCAATAGTACACCAGAATTTTAGATCCGGCAATATTCTCCTTGATGATAAGCTTGCTGCATGCGTCTCAGATTGCGGATTAGCCCATCTATCGTCCGGGTATGCAAGTGAG TTAGCAGGACGCCTCCTTAGTTCTAATGGGTATGCTGCACCGGAATTTGAGTTGGGAAGTTATACTTGCAAGAGcgatatatatagttttggagtTGTAATGCTCGAACTCCTCACCGGAAGGAAGTCCTATGACAA GTCACTTAGTCGATTTGAACAATCCTTAGTTCAATGGGCGAGTTCTCGCCTTCATGATATTGATTCACTATCCGGAATGGTTGACACCACTTTAAACGGAGCATATACAGCCAAGGCATTATCGCGGTTCGCTGATATAATAGCCAGATGTGTGCAG GCGGAGCCAGAATTCCGGCCAGGCATGTCGGAAATCGTCCAGGATCTGCTGCACATGATTTGA